One stretch of Planctomycetia bacterium DNA includes these proteins:
- a CDS encoding glycoside hydrolase family 16 protein: MLLGGIAERAEAQVAGASPPPAREGWKLVWSDEFDGAVLDKSKWDHDLGNGFFNYDANTWISGWGNEELQYYTTSPDNVFLADGNLHIRAVKESYLGCGYTSAKLKSRKRDGTSLFAKRYGRFEWRAQLPVGRGVWPALWMLPQEDKYGTWAASGEIDVLEAKGQEPDRIHGTLHFGSRWPANAYKGKEYVLPEGRTIAEMHTYAVEWEPGEIRWYCDDVLHQTQSSWWSSNKQDGNKGAKPTKEAELNPWPAPFDQPFYLVMNVAVGGRFLGKPDATTKFPAEMVVDYVRVYDRTEPYGEPKPRGTETLPFGSR; this comes from the coding sequence ATGCTTCTTGGCGGCATTGCCGAGCGGGCTGAGGCTCAAGTTGCCGGCGCATCGCCTCCGCCTGCGCGCGAGGGTTGGAAGCTCGTCTGGAGCGATGAGTTCGACGGTGCCGTGCTCGATAAGAGCAAGTGGGACCATGACCTCGGCAACGGGTTCTTTAATTACGACGCCAACACTTGGATCTCCGGTTGGGGCAACGAGGAGTTGCAGTATTACACCACCTCGCCCGACAACGTTTTCCTAGCCGACGGTAATCTTCACATTCGAGCCGTGAAGGAATCGTATCTCGGGTGCGGCTACACCTCGGCGAAGTTGAAGTCTCGCAAGCGCGACGGGACCTCGCTCTTCGCGAAACGCTACGGCAGATTCGAGTGGCGGGCGCAGCTTCCCGTCGGGCGCGGCGTTTGGCCGGCCCTCTGGATGTTGCCGCAAGAAGATAAGTACGGCACCTGGGCCGCCTCGGGCGAGATCGACGTGCTCGAAGCCAAAGGTCAGGAGCCGGATCGCATTCACGGCACGTTGCACTTCGGCTCCCGATGGCCGGCGAACGCTTACAAAGGGAAAGAATACGTCCTGCCCGAGGGGCGCACGATCGCCGAGATGCACACGTATGCCGTCGAGTGGGAGCCGGGCGAGATCCGCTGGTATTGCGACGACGTCCTCCATCAAACGCAATCTTCGTGGTGGAGCAGCAACAAGCAAGACGGCAACAAAGGTGCGAAGCCGACGAAGGAAGCGGAGCTCAACCCCTGGCCCGCGCCGTTCGACCAGCCGTTTTACTTGGTGATGAACGTCGCCGTCGGCGGGCGCTTTCTCGGCAAGCCGGATGCGACGACGAAGTTTCCGGCCGAGATGGTCGTCGACTACGTGCGCGTGTACGATCGGACGGAGCCGTATGGCGAGCCGAAGCCGCGCGGCACGGAGACCTTGCCGTTCGGCAGCCGGTAG
- a CDS encoding DUF1549 domain-containing protein encodes MPFPRRPITLRLWLAPALFCAWLDVAVAADAAKDAQFFDAAVRPILAKHCFACHSHAAGKDNGGLMLDSRGSMLTGGDSGAALVPGDLKQSLLITAVRYEEDYPRMPPKGKLPDADVAVLVEWVRRGAPWPGDDTKSAARPRGKITDEDRRYWAFQPVREPALPEVAAAAWSRNPIDRFVRAKLESAKLAPSPPAERAVLIRRAYFDLVGLPPSPDEVDAFVADDSPEAFEKLIDRLLASPRYGERWARHWLDLVRYAESDGFRIDDYRAEAWRYRDYVIRAFNDDKPYDRFVREQLAGDELAPDDPEAQLATSFLRLGIYEYNNRDVRGQWANMLNDVTDVTADVFLGLGMGCARCHDHKFDPILQKDYYRLQAFLAPILPHDDLPLATQVELASHERRMAAWRAKTAVILAELEALEAPVREKVERGAVEKFPEDIREILARPLDKRTAIEKQLGALAYRQVTYEFDRLDRNFKDAKKQKLVDLRKQLATHAAQKPEPLPSAPIVRDVGREAPPVFIPKKGNDPVAPAFLEVLGEKAPVIMPPAGLDSTGRRTALANWLVRPENPLTARVMVNRIWQYHFGRGLTATSSDFGRLGEPPTHPELLDWLAAQFVKEGWGIKRMHRLMMTSQTYQQAAHGANAFSRREKVAGGRMRGAPHPSPLPTGEGADPLVVDPENRLLWRMSTRRLDAEQVRDALLAATGKLDLTAGGPAVDFSKPRRSIYSRVLRNTRDPLLDVFDAPEGFQSAANRNVTTTPTQALLMINSGYMLEQAEALARRVEEEHASSDAIGKVEAAFRLAFGRLPSDDERRAAAGFLVEQAKRIRPDDVPPPVVKLDKIPFRDGSAVVLEPQGPMRRADVPESSKLPVGDFTVEAFVVLRSTYDDASVRTIAAHWNGDKQSPGWSFGVTSRKSQFKPQMLVLQLWGTDAYEQLTYEPIFSSLNVQLNKPYFVACTVKLGEQGPTGVTFYAKDLSNDDEPLLTSQNAHRVVKIPGERGMFTIGGCGDRVYSKVWDGLVDDVRLSNVALTNEQLLLTAEQLGPTTVGFWEFEPQAGVFKDTSANKLDIRFRARDAKMSDIAPERQAWIDFCHVLLNANEFIYVD; translated from the coding sequence ATGCCCTTCCCGCGCCGGCCGATTACGCTAAGACTTTGGCTCGCGCCGGCCCTGTTCTGCGCATGGCTCGATGTTGCCGTCGCTGCGGACGCTGCGAAAGACGCGCAGTTCTTCGACGCGGCCGTTCGCCCGATCTTGGCGAAGCATTGTTTCGCTTGCCATAGCCATGCCGCCGGCAAAGACAACGGCGGGCTCATGCTCGACTCGCGCGGGTCGATGCTCACGGGCGGCGACAGCGGCGCGGCGCTCGTGCCCGGCGATCTCAAGCAAAGCCTACTGATCACGGCCGTGCGTTACGAAGAAGATTATCCGCGCATGCCGCCGAAAGGAAAGTTGCCCGACGCCGATGTTGCGGTATTGGTCGAATGGGTGCGTCGCGGAGCCCCTTGGCCGGGCGACGACACGAAATCGGCGGCGCGTCCGCGCGGAAAAATCACCGACGAAGATCGGCGCTATTGGGCGTTCCAGCCGGTGCGCGAGCCGGCGCTGCCGGAGGTCGCCGCTGCCGCTTGGTCGCGGAATCCGATCGACCGGTTCGTGCGCGCCAAGCTCGAGAGCGCGAAGCTCGCTCCCTCGCCGCCGGCCGAACGTGCGGTGTTGATTCGCCGTGCCTATTTCGATCTCGTCGGCTTGCCGCCGTCGCCGGACGAGGTCGATGCGTTCGTTGCCGACGACTCGCCCGAGGCGTTCGAGAAGTTGATCGATCGGCTGTTGGCGAGCCCGCGGTATGGCGAACGCTGGGCGCGGCATTGGCTCGATCTGGTCCGCTATGCCGAGTCGGACGGATTTCGCATCGACGACTATCGGGCCGAAGCGTGGCGCTATCGCGATTACGTGATTCGCGCGTTCAACGACGACAAGCCGTACGATCGTTTCGTGCGCGAGCAACTCGCCGGCGATGAGCTTGCGCCCGACGATCCGGAAGCGCAGCTCGCCACTTCGTTCCTGCGACTCGGAATTTACGAGTACAACAATCGCGACGTCCGCGGCCAATGGGCGAACATGCTCAACGACGTCACGGATGTCACCGCCGATGTTTTTCTCGGCCTCGGGATGGGCTGCGCACGGTGTCACGACCATAAGTTCGATCCGATCTTGCAGAAAGACTACTATCGACTGCAAGCTTTTCTCGCGCCGATCTTGCCGCACGACGACCTACCGCTCGCAACCCAAGTGGAACTAGCCTCGCATGAGCGGCGCATGGCGGCATGGCGCGCGAAAACCGCCGTGATCTTGGCCGAGTTGGAAGCGCTCGAGGCACCGGTTCGCGAGAAGGTGGAGCGCGGCGCGGTGGAAAAATTTCCCGAAGACATTCGCGAGATTCTCGCCCGCCCGCTCGACAAGCGAACGGCGATCGAAAAACAACTCGGTGCGTTGGCGTATCGGCAAGTGACGTATGAGTTCGATCGGCTCGATCGAAACTTCAAGGACGCGAAAAAACAAAAGCTCGTCGATCTGCGGAAGCAACTGGCGACGCACGCCGCGCAGAAGCCTGAGCCGTTGCCGTCGGCGCCGATCGTGCGCGATGTCGGCCGCGAAGCGCCGCCGGTATTCATCCCGAAGAAGGGGAACGATCCCGTCGCGCCGGCGTTCTTGGAAGTGCTCGGCGAAAAGGCGCCTGTCATCATGCCGCCGGCCGGACTCGACTCGACCGGGCGCCGCACGGCTTTGGCGAATTGGCTCGTTCGTCCGGAGAATCCGCTCACGGCGCGCGTGATGGTCAATCGGATCTGGCAGTATCATTTCGGTCGCGGCCTCACGGCGACGAGCAGCGACTTCGGCCGCCTAGGCGAACCGCCGACTCATCCGGAGCTGCTCGATTGGCTTGCTGCGCAGTTCGTGAAGGAGGGCTGGGGCATCAAGCGGATGCATCGGCTGATGATGACTTCGCAAACGTATCAACAGGCGGCTCATGGCGCGAATGCCTTCTCCCGTCGGGAGAAGGTGGCCGGAGGCCGGATGAGGGGTGCCCCTCACCCCAGCCCTCTCCCGACGGGAGAGGGAGCCGATCCGCTCGTCGTCGATCCGGAGAACCGGCTGCTGTGGCGCATGTCGACTCGTCGACTCGACGCCGAACAAGTGCGCGACGCGCTCTTAGCGGCGACGGGAAAGCTCGACCTCACGGCCGGCGGACCGGCGGTCGATTTCTCGAAACCGCGCCGCTCGATCTATAGCCGCGTATTGCGCAATACGCGCGATCCGCTGTTGGATGTGTTCGACGCTCCGGAAGGATTTCAAAGCGCGGCGAACCGCAACGTGACGACGACTCCGACGCAAGCGCTGCTGATGATCAACAGCGGCTATATGCTCGAGCAAGCCGAAGCGCTAGCCCGTCGCGTGGAGGAAGAGCATGCGAGCAGCGACGCGATCGGTAAGGTCGAAGCGGCGTTTCGCCTCGCGTTCGGGCGCTTGCCGAGTGACGACGAGCGCCGCGCCGCCGCCGGCTTTCTCGTCGAGCAAGCCAAACGGATTCGGCCCGACGACGTTCCTCCGCCGGTCGTGAAGCTCGACAAAATTCCGTTTCGCGACGGCAGCGCGGTCGTGCTCGAACCGCAAGGCCCGATGCGCCGAGCCGATGTGCCGGAGAGCTCCAAGCTTCCGGTCGGCGATTTCACCGTCGAGGCGTTCGTCGTGCTGCGCTCGACCTACGACGACGCCAGCGTGCGCACGATCGCCGCACACTGGAACGGCGACAAGCAGAGCCCGGGCTGGTCGTTCGGGGTGACGAGTCGCAAGTCGCAGTTCAAGCCGCAGATGCTCGTGTTGCAACTTTGGGGGACCGACGCTTACGAGCAGCTGACGTACGAGCCGATCTTTTCGAGCCTCAACGTGCAACTGAACAAGCCGTACTTCGTCGCCTGCACGGTGAAACTCGGCGAACAAGGCCCGACCGGCGTGACGTTCTATGCGAAAGATCTTTCGAACGACGACGAGCCGCTGCTCACGTCGCAGAATGCGCATCGCGTGGTGAAGATCCCGGGCGAGCGCGGGATGTTCACCATCGGCGGCTGCGGCGACCGAGTTTACAGCAAAGTCTGGGACGGGCTCGTCGACGACGTGCGATTGTCGAACGTTGCGCTGACGAACGAACAACTACTGCTCACCGCCGAACAGCTCGGCCCGACGACGGTCGGCTTCTGGGAGTTCGAGCCGCAAGCCGGCGTGTTCAAAGACACCTCGGCGAACAAGCTCGACATTCGCTTCCGTGCCCGCGACGCTAAGATGAGCGATATCGCTCCCGAGCGACAAGCGTGGATCGACTTTTGCCATGTGCTGTTGAATGCGAACGAGTTTATTTACGTGGATTGA
- a CDS encoding VWA domain-containing protein — protein sequence MNSQGDTSAGARTSFRDVRAASAWCLAVLLTPAIFVGSAFAQTPAAGTTAGSAATGNSTTSSPPAGTSTETRVTANRVTADGTAIGNPSPAGVAPEAGPVAARIAWTFEASQATVPSQGDALYLRIRIDTGKSTAAQARKPLNVALVLDRSNSMNIDSKLGFLIKAAHLVTDNLTPQDHAALVTYHHEVQTMVPMHPVVNREYLHDRIDEIEADGYTNISGGLLEGMAQMKERAGAPGLHHMILFTDGVANEGVTDSDKLVGIVRMAHDRNMTISTIGVGVEYDESLMKRMAQAGGGRYSYVAQPDQIPDVIRSELGSLLAVAAQNAKLTIEVPPGLKVDHIFGREERLGPGKVEIPLGDLTIGVNRTLTIRMRPTATYGFSGGKFPIVGTLTFDDATTFERRKSQQTIDLIDRRTTQADLNEVASFGQLVEEVDKIIVAVKSMDSTLAHEVLRFRQNQFPRLKQAALAGGDQEFVNKAFLYEYFSGELAELVEAGALHEHNEDRQHLQKDLHYRHYLMEHQAHAHAKHK from the coding sequence ATGAATTCACAAGGGGACACAAGCGCGGGAGCTCGAACGAGTTTCCGCGATGTACGAGCCGCTTCGGCCTGGTGCCTCGCGGTTCTGCTCACGCCGGCGATCTTCGTCGGCTCGGCGTTCGCGCAGACGCCTGCGGCGGGGACCACGGCCGGCAGCGCAGCAACCGGAAATTCGACTACTTCCAGTCCGCCGGCAGGCACTTCGACTGAGACGCGGGTAACGGCCAACCGCGTCACGGCCGACGGCACCGCGATCGGCAATCCGTCGCCGGCAGGCGTCGCCCCGGAGGCCGGGCCCGTCGCGGCGAGAATCGCTTGGACGTTCGAGGCGAGCCAAGCGACCGTGCCGTCGCAAGGGGATGCGTTGTATCTGCGCATTCGCATCGACACGGGAAAATCGACCGCGGCGCAAGCGCGCAAGCCGTTGAATGTTGCTCTCGTGCTCGATCGCTCGAACTCGATGAACATCGACTCGAAGCTCGGGTTCCTAATCAAGGCGGCACACTTAGTCACCGACAATCTCACGCCGCAAGACCATGCCGCGCTCGTGACCTATCATCATGAAGTGCAAACGATGGTGCCGATGCATCCGGTCGTGAATCGAGAATATCTTCACGACCGCATCGACGAGATCGAAGCCGACGGCTATACGAACATCAGCGGCGGCTTGCTCGAAGGCATGGCGCAAATGAAGGAGCGCGCCGGAGCGCCGGGCTTGCACCACATGATCCTCTTCACCGACGGCGTCGCCAACGAAGGGGTCACCGATTCCGATAAGCTCGTCGGCATCGTGCGCATGGCCCATGATCGAAACATGACGATCTCGACGATCGGCGTCGGCGTCGAGTACGACGAGTCGCTGATGAAGCGCATGGCGCAGGCCGGCGGCGGACGCTATTCGTACGTCGCACAACCGGACCAGATCCCGGACGTGATCCGCTCGGAACTCGGCTCGCTGTTGGCGGTCGCGGCGCAAAACGCGAAGCTCACGATCGAAGTCCCACCCGGCTTGAAGGTCGATCATATCTTCGGCCGGGAAGAAAGGCTCGGGCCGGGGAAGGTCGAGATTCCGCTGGGCGATCTGACGATCGGAGTCAACCGAACTTTGACGATTCGGATGCGCCCGACGGCGACTTATGGGTTTAGCGGCGGCAAGTTCCCGATCGTCGGGACGCTGACCTTCGACGACGCGACGACGTTCGAGCGGCGAAAATCGCAACAAACGATCGACCTCATCGATCGCCGAACGACGCAAGCCGATCTCAACGAGGTCGCTTCCTTCGGGCAACTCGTCGAGGAAGTCGACAAGATCATCGTGGCCGTGAAGAGCATGGATAGCACGCTGGCGCACGAAGTGCTTCGCTTTCGGCAGAATCAATTTCCGCGTCTCAAACAGGCGGCACTCGCCGGCGGCGATCAGGAGTTCGTGAACAAAGCGTTTCTCTACGAGTATTTCTCGGGCGAGCTCGCCGAGCTCGTCGAGGCCGGCGCGTTGCACGAGCACAACGAAGATCGGCAGCATTTGCAGAAGGACCTGCACTATCGCCACTACTTGATGGAACATCAAGCACACGCGCACGCGAAGCATAAGTAA
- a CDS encoding choloylglycine hydrolase family protein has product MRSPLRSAAVARRFLGLVVGVSFIASALLSASAPACTGITLRPKDGSVVFGRTLEFGVDLQSNVLVIPRGTKYVGTTNNVQKPASGLAWASKYDVIGANAFGMPITIDGLNERGLHVGLFYFPGFAKYHNVAPADADRSLAPWELGIYLLGTCADAKEAVAAVEQVLVGAVVQKEMGFVPPVHYIVTDAAGSSFVIEYIDGALKLYPNPLGVMSNSPPFDWHMTNLGNYVTISDKNVGKLDLAGGEIKSLGQGSGMLGLPGDFTPPSRFVRAVAFSKTALPVDTAQAGVLQAFHILNQFDIPKGSTRQLEAGKEVAEYTIWTSAADLKNLRYYFRTFDNSRIRMVDLRTIVLDSADIRTISMQGEEQIEDVTNRR; this is encoded by the coding sequence ATGCGCTCTCCTCTTCGTTCGGCCGCTGTCGCGCGCCGGTTTCTCGGCTTGGTCGTCGGCGTCAGCTTCATTGCGAGTGCCCTGCTTTCCGCTTCCGCGCCGGCTTGCACCGGCATCACGTTGAGGCCGAAGGATGGATCCGTCGTCTTCGGACGGACGTTGGAATTCGGCGTCGATCTCCAATCGAACGTGCTCGTGATCCCGCGCGGCACGAAGTACGTCGGCACGACGAATAACGTGCAAAAGCCGGCGTCGGGCCTCGCTTGGGCGAGCAAGTACGACGTCATCGGGGCCAATGCGTTCGGCATGCCGATCACGATCGACGGGCTCAACGAGCGCGGCCTGCATGTCGGGTTGTTTTACTTTCCCGGCTTCGCGAAGTATCACAACGTCGCTCCTGCCGATGCCGACCGGTCGCTCGCTCCGTGGGAGCTCGGCATCTATCTGCTCGGCACTTGTGCCGACGCTAAGGAAGCGGTCGCCGCCGTCGAGCAGGTGTTGGTCGGGGCAGTCGTGCAGAAAGAGATGGGTTTCGTTCCGCCGGTGCATTACATCGTCACCGATGCGGCCGGCAGCAGCTTCGTGATCGAGTACATCGACGGTGCCTTGAAGCTGTACCCGAACCCGCTCGGCGTCATGTCGAACTCGCCGCCGTTCGATTGGCACATGACCAACCTCGGCAACTACGTGACGATCTCGGATAAGAACGTCGGCAAGCTTGATCTCGCCGGCGGCGAGATCAAGAGCCTGGGTCAAGGGTCGGGCATGCTCGGCCTTCCCGGCGACTTCACGCCTCCGTCGCGCTTCGTTCGAGCCGTCGCGTTTTCGAAGACCGCGCTGCCGGTCGACACGGCTCAGGCGGGCGTGCTGCAAGCGTTTCACATCCTCAATCAGTTCGATATTCCGAAAGGCTCGACGCGCCAACTCGAAGCCGGCAAGGAAGTCGCCGAGTACACGATCTGGACTTCCGCGGCCGATCTGAAAAACCTGCGCTACTATTTCCGCACCTTCGACAACAGCCGGATTCGTATGGTCGACCTGAGAACGATCGTGCTCGATTCCGCGGACATCCGGACCATCTCGATGCAAGGCGAAGAACAGATCGAAGACGTCACGAATCGGCGTTAA
- a CDS encoding GDSL family lipase, whose translation MKNALRHIAWTVVFLLTTTGLACADDAAQPSRRTQEYSWMSVATWNKMHDAFLARAKAGDIDLLFLGDSITQGWGENAPWKKYFAPHKAANFGIGGDTTRTVLWRITNGELDGIHPKAVVLLIGTNNFGLHGDKPEDVLRGVTAVVATLRERLPQAKILLMGVLPRDAKPDTDFRRRIKTLNEGLAKLQNGESVRYLDIGDKFLAADGTLPKELMPDALHLSEQGYNVWAEAIDPIVKAWLK comes from the coding sequence ATGAAGAACGCTCTGCGACACATTGCTTGGACGGTAGTATTTCTGTTGACGACGACGGGCCTCGCATGTGCCGACGACGCGGCGCAGCCGTCGCGCCGGACGCAGGAATACAGTTGGATGTCGGTGGCGACTTGGAACAAGATGCACGACGCGTTCCTGGCCCGCGCGAAAGCAGGGGACATCGACTTGCTGTTCCTCGGCGACAGCATCACGCAGGGCTGGGGTGAGAACGCGCCGTGGAAAAAATACTTCGCGCCGCATAAAGCCGCCAACTTCGGCATCGGCGGCGACACCACGCGGACCGTGCTGTGGCGAATCACGAACGGTGAGCTTGATGGCATCCACCCGAAGGCCGTCGTGCTGTTGATCGGCACGAACAACTTCGGCCTGCACGGCGACAAGCCCGAGGACGTGCTGCGCGGGGTAACGGCCGTCGTTGCGACGCTGCGCGAACGGCTCCCGCAAGCGAAGATTCTGCTGATGGGAGTGTTGCCGCGCGACGCGAAGCCCGACACCGACTTCCGTCGCCGGATCAAGACGCTCAACGAAGGTTTGGCGAAGCTGCAAAACGGCGAGAGCGTCCGCTACCTCGACATCGGCGATAAATTTCTCGCCGCCGACGGCACGCTTCCCAAAGAGCTGATGCCCGACGCGCTGCACTTATCCGAGCAGGGCTACAACGTCTGGGCCGAAGCGATCGACCCGATCGTGAAGGCGTGGCTGAAGTAG
- the genX gene encoding EF-P lysine aminoacylase GenX — MSFLPTADWSLLRARAELLKQVRAFFEARGFLEVETPILSADTVVDRHLDPLTTELTGLGKPRTMYLQTSPEFAMKRLMAAGGEAIYQVARVFRQGERGRRHNPEFTLVEWYRRGDDYTAGMQLLSDLCAAILNRGTAQRLTYRNAFETYVGLDPLVISDADLRQAARARLPNAAAAFGDDTDRDAWLDLLLTELIEPRLGASSPTILCDYPPSQAALAQVRAEALPVAERFELYVDGIELANGYHELLDAEALVARNVENNRLRAADGKSTLPVESRLVEAMRAGLPPCTGCALGFDRLLMLVAGKREITDVIAFPIERA; from the coding sequence ATGTCGTTTCTTCCGACCGCCGATTGGAGTCTGTTGCGAGCCCGCGCGGAGTTGTTGAAGCAAGTCCGCGCGTTCTTCGAGGCACGCGGGTTCTTAGAAGTCGAGACCCCGATTCTTTCGGCCGATACGGTCGTCGATCGGCATCTCGACCCCCTCACGACCGAACTGACCGGCCTCGGCAAGCCGCGCACGATGTACTTGCAGACCTCGCCGGAGTTTGCCATGAAGCGACTCATGGCGGCCGGCGGCGAAGCGATCTATCAAGTCGCTCGGGTCTTCCGCCAAGGGGAGCGCGGCCGCAGGCACAACCCTGAGTTTACGCTCGTCGAGTGGTATCGCCGCGGCGACGACTACACCGCCGGAATGCAACTTCTCAGCGATCTCTGCGCAGCGATTCTCAACCGCGGCACTGCCCAGCGGCTGACCTATCGCAACGCGTTCGAGACGTACGTCGGTCTCGATCCGCTTGTGATCTCCGACGCCGACCTGCGGCAAGCGGCGCGTGCGCGGCTTCCGAATGCCGCCGCGGCCTTCGGCGACGACACGGATCGCGATGCGTGGCTCGATCTCTTGCTGACGGAATTGATCGAGCCCCGGTTGGGTGCTTCGAGCCCGACGATCTTGTGCGACTATCCGCCGAGCCAAGCGGCGCTGGCGCAGGTGCGAGCCGAAGCGTTGCCGGTTGCCGAACGGTTCGAACTCTATGTCGACGGCATCGAGCTGGCGAACGGCTATCATGAACTGCTCGATGCCGAAGCGCTGGTCGCGCGGAATGTGGAAAACAATCGGCTGCGCGCCGCCGACGGCAAGTCGACGCTGCCGGTCGAGAGCCGGCTCGTCGAAGCCATGCGCGCCGGGCTTCCCCCCTGCACCGGCTGCGCGCTCGGCTTCGATCGCCTACTGATGCTCGTGGCGGGGAAGCGCGAGATCACGGACGTGATCGCTTTCCCGATCGAACGGGCCTGA
- a CDS encoding DUF1501 domain-containing protein — protein MSIDAERLSSLSRRRMLLDGGAGFAGLALAHLLREHRAFAVESDRVAPSASGKSANPLQAKLSHHRATAKSVIFLFMEGGPSQLDTFDPKPLLNKLAGQPIPPSFGKVITAMGEYGSPLLGSQRKWKQHGQAGTWVSDWLPHIAEQVDDIAVLRSCWADGINHSAGVCQMNTGSILAGRPALGSWVSYGLGTENEDLPAFVVMQDNASSVVNGPRNWGAGFMPAVYQGVRLQQGKEPIPNLNTPIGVSDEQQLGKLDLLNRLNREHALERPLQTELDARILGYELAFRMQAEAPGAVDLTHETVETERLYGLDQKETAVMGRNCLLARRLVERGTRFVQIYHGAGSKWDAHSKIESNHGNLCKASDLPIAGLLKDLKQRGLLDQTLVVWGGEFGRTPMSEKGDGRDHNPTGFTMWMAGGGVRGGQTIGTTDDLGLHAVEDRLHVHDLHATILHLLGLDHMALVYKYKGRPERPTLNEGAALTRVATG, from the coding sequence ATGAGTATCGATGCCGAACGCTTGTCGTCGTTGTCGCGGCGACGCATGCTGCTCGATGGTGGAGCCGGATTTGCCGGGCTGGCGCTCGCGCATCTGCTGCGCGAGCATCGGGCCTTTGCTGTCGAGAGCGATCGAGTCGCGCCGTCGGCGAGCGGTAAGTCGGCGAACCCGTTGCAGGCGAAGCTTTCGCACCATCGCGCGACGGCGAAGAGCGTCATCTTTCTCTTCATGGAAGGTGGGCCGAGCCAGCTCGACACGTTCGATCCGAAGCCGCTCCTGAATAAACTCGCCGGGCAGCCGATTCCGCCGAGCTTCGGCAAAGTGATCACGGCGATGGGAGAATACGGCTCGCCGCTGTTGGGCTCGCAGCGGAAGTGGAAGCAACACGGACAGGCAGGGACTTGGGTCAGCGATTGGTTGCCGCACATCGCCGAGCAAGTCGACGACATCGCGGTGCTCCGCTCTTGCTGGGCCGACGGCATCAACCACTCGGCCGGCGTTTGTCAGATGAACACCGGATCGATCCTCGCCGGCAGGCCCGCGCTCGGGAGTTGGGTTTCGTACGGTCTCGGCACCGAGAACGAAGACTTGCCGGCCTTCGTCGTGATGCAAGACAACGCTTCGTCGGTCGTCAACGGTCCGCGCAATTGGGGCGCAGGCTTCATGCCTGCCGTGTATCAGGGAGTGCGGCTGCAGCAAGGGAAGGAACCGATCCCGAACCTTAACACGCCGATCGGAGTGTCCGACGAACAGCAACTCGGCAAGCTCGACTTGCTGAACCGATTGAATCGTGAACACGCGCTCGAACGGCCTCTGCAAACGGAGCTCGATGCTCGCATTCTCGGCTATGAGTTGGCGTTCCGCATGCAAGCCGAAGCCCCTGGTGCGGTCGATCTCACGCACGAAACCGTCGAGACGGAACGGCTCTACGGGCTCGATCAAAAAGAGACCGCGGTGATGGGCCGCAACTGCTTGCTTGCGCGTCGGCTCGTCGAGCGCGGCACGCGGTTCGTGCAGATCTATCACGGAGCCGGCAGCAAGTGGGACGCACACTCGAAGATCGAGTCGAACCACGGCAACCTCTGCAAAGCCTCGGACCTGCCGATCGCCGGACTCTTGAAAGACCTCAAGCAGCGCGGGCTGCTCGATCAAACGCTCGTCGTGTGGGGAGGCGAGTTCGGCCGGACTCCGATGTCGGAAAAAGGAGACGGCCGCGATCACAACCCGACCGGCTTCACGATGTGGATGGCAGGCGGCGGCGTGCGCGGCGGACAAACGATCGGCACGACCGACGACCTCGGCTTGCACGCGGTCGAAGATCGCCTACACGTGCATGATCTGCACGCCACGATCTTGCACCTCTTGGGGCTCGATCACATGGCGCTGGTTTATAAATACAAGGGGAGGCCCGAGCGGCCGACGTTGAATGAAGGTGCGGCGCTCACGCGCGTGGCGACCGGTTGA